In Neomonachus schauinslandi chromosome 6, ASM220157v2, whole genome shotgun sequence, a genomic segment contains:
- the LOC110588172 gene encoding LOW QUALITY PROTEIN: ras GTPase-activating protein-binding protein 1-like (The sequence of the model RefSeq protein was modified relative to this genomic sequence to represent the inferred CDS: inserted 1 base in 1 codon) has product MVIEKPSLLLVGQELRRRYYTPLKQAPTXLHRFYGRNPSYVCGGLDSNGKPADAVYGQKEIHSKVMSQNSTNCHTKIRHVDAHATLNDGVVVHVVGLLSNNNQALRRSMQTFSLLAPKDSVANKFYIHDDFRYQDKVFAGFVTEPQEESEEEAEEPEERQQTPEVVLDDSGTFYDQTVSNDLEGHLEERVAEPEPEQEAMSEIQQKKSELALEEPAPEDTQKCSSPAPTDIAQTI; this is encoded by the exons ATGGTTATAGAGAAACCTAGTCTCCTGCTGGTGGGGCAGGAACTTAGGAGGAGGTATTACACACCACTGAAACAGGCCCCAA AGCTTCACAGATTTTATGGAAGAAACCCTTCTTATGTCTGTGGGGGATTGGATTCAAATGGAAAGCCAGCAGATGCAGTTTATGGACAGAAAGAAATCCATAGCAAAGTGATGTCACAAAACTCTACCAATTGCCACACTAAGATTCGTCATGTTGATGCTCATGCCACTCTAAATGATGGTGTGGTGGTCCACGTGGTGGGGTTGCTCTCTAATAACAACCAGGCTTTGAGGAGATCCATGCAGACATTTTCCCTCCTTGCTCCTAAGGACTCTGTTGCAAATAAGTTCTACATTCACGATGATTTCAGATACCAAGATAAGGTCTTTGCTGGCTTTGTCACTGAGCCTCAGGAGGAAtctgaggaagaggcagaggaaccTGAAGAAAGACAGCAGACACCTGAGGTGGTACTTGATGATTCTGGAACTTTCTATGATCAGACTGTCAGCAATGACTTGGAAGGACATTTAGAGGAACGTGTTGCTGAACCAGAACCAGAGCAAGAAGCTATGTCTGAAATCCAACAGAAAAAGTCTGAGCTAGCATTAGAAGAACCGGCTCCTGAGGACACACAGAAGTGTTCTTCCCCAGCACCCACAGACATAGCTCAGACCATATAG